A window of Strigops habroptila isolate Jane chromosome 5, bStrHab1.2.pri, whole genome shotgun sequence contains these coding sequences:
- the ORC2 gene encoding origin recognition complex subunit 2 isoform X1 has translation MRRLSGKGRGALEVKFVPDEEVLKHIADDAGIKLRKDKAQPAVSVKRFVKKLENISDDEAQEILEEKDYVAALGICAQDPVGNGSSVSGGEVYSFKSPKRSSRLAELASELAQTPGQSVAPDHSKCPDKTAKTPQSSQRSSRVQQRNKKKEFVSTTPYRLRKRLAAPDPYLESESEYSASCSEEEDEEDQKEDNTVLSGQKTPAKTKAASTPPPGNTLAKKNKENKMSNLVEEYFEAHSSSKVLTSDRTLQKLRRRRLSQQTLHDLLKKAPLAYAAEIKELNQLHESLFSKWMLQLHLGFNIVLYGLGSKRDLLEKFRTSLLQDSVHLVINGYFPSITVRSILNSITEEVLDHIGTFRSPLDQLDFIIERFKEDSSLELYVLIHNLDSQMLRGERSQQILAQLSSLPSIYLIASVDHINAPLMWDQAKLSLYNWLWYETTTFSPYVEETSYENSLLVQQSGSLALSSLTHVLRSLTLNARGIFRLLARYQLENKDNPSYPGLSFQDFYQQCREAFLVNSDLTLRAQLTEFRDHKLIRTKRGADGVEYLLIPVDDSTLTDFLEKEDEDV, from the exons ATGAGGCGGCTCTCCGGGAAGGGTCGCGGCGCCCTGGAGGTGAAGTTCGTGCCCGACGAAGAGGTGCTGAAGCACATTGCTGACGACGCAG GCATTAAACTGCGGAAGGACAAGGCTCAGCCAGCAGTCAGTGTGAAAAGATTTGTGAAGAAGCTTGAGAATATCTCAGACGACGAAGCTCAGGAGATCCTGGAAGAGAAGGACTATGTTGCTGCTCTTGGAATATGTGCCCAAG atCCAGTAGGAAATGGCTCAAGTGTAAGTGGTGGTGAAGTTTACTCATTCAAGAGTCCCAAACGCTCCAGCAGATTGGCAGAGCTGG CCTCTGAATTAGCCCAGACACCAGGACAGAGTGTTGCACCTGATCACTCCAAGTGCCCTGATAAGACAGCCAAAACCCCTCAAAGCAGCC AACGTTCAagcagagtgcagcagagg aataaaaagaaagaatttgtgTCTACGACACCTTACAGACTCAGGAAGAGGCTAGCAG CTCCAGATCCCTATTTAGAAAGTGAGAGTGAATATTCTGCTTCCTgctcagaggaggaggatgaggaagacCAGAAAGAAGACAACACTGTTTTGTCAGGTCAAAAGACCCCAGCAAAAACGAAGGCTGCATCTACGCCTCCTCCCGGCAACACCCTAGCcaaaaaaaataaggagaaCAAGATG AGCAACCTGGTGGAGGAATACTTTGAAGCTCACAGTAGTTCCAAAGTGCTCACTTCGGACCGAACGCTTCAGAAGCTGCGGAGAAGAAGATTGAGTCAG CAAACACTGCATGACCTTTTGAAGAAAGCTCCCCTTGCCTATGCTGCTGAAATCAAAGAGCTAAACCAGCTACACGAATCCCTGTTTTCCAAGTGGATGCTGCAATTACA CTTGGGTTTCAATATCGTGCTTTATGGACTGGGCTCAAAGCGTGATTTGTTAGAGAAGTTTCGTACCTCTCTGCTCCAGGATTCTGTTCACCTCGTGATTAATGGATACTTTCCCAGCATCACTGTGAGATCT attctAAACTCCATCACAGAGGAGGTACTAGACCATATAGGGACATTCCGCAGCCCCCTTGACCAACTTGACTTCATCATTGAAAGGTTTAAAGAAG aTTCATCTTTAGAGCTCTACGTCCTCATTCATAACCTGGACAGCCAGATGttgagaggagaaagaagtCAGCAGATCCTTGCACAGTTATCCTCTCTGCCTAGCATTTACCTCATTGCCTCTGTTGATCACATCAATGCTCCTCTCA TGTGGGACCAGGCAAAACTAAGCCTCTACAACTGGCTTTGGTATGAGACAACCACATTTAGTCCATATGTGGAAGAAACATCTTATGAGAACTCACTTTTAGTACAGCAATCTGGATCTTTGGCTTTGAGCTCCCTAACGCATGTCCTGCGCAGTCTCACACTCAATGCCAG GGGGATATTCAGATTGCTTGCTCGGTACCAGCTGGAGAACAAAGACAACCCATCTTATCCAG GGCTGTCTTTTCAAGACTTCTACCAGCAGTGTCGGGAGGCTTTCCTTGTGAACAGTGACCTGACACTCAGGGCACAGCTGACAGAATTCAGGGACCACAAGCTCATCCGGACCAAGCGG GGAGCTGATGGTGTGGAATACTTATTAATTCCTGTAGATGACAGTACGTTGACCGACTTCTTAGAGAAAGAGGATGAAGATGTGTAA
- the ORC2 gene encoding origin recognition complex subunit 2 isoform X2 yields the protein MRRLSGKGRGALEVKFVPDEEVLKHIADDAGIKLRKDKAQPAVSVKRFVKKLENISDDEAQEILEEKDYVAALGICAQDPVGNGSSVSGGEVYSFKSPKRSSRLAELASELAQTPGQSVAPDHSKCPDKTAKTPQSSQRSSRVQQRNKKKEFVSTTPYRLRKRLADPYLESESEYSASCSEEEDEEDQKEDNTVLSGQKTPAKTKAASTPPPGNTLAKKNKENKMSNLVEEYFEAHSSSKVLTSDRTLQKLRRRRLSQQTLHDLLKKAPLAYAAEIKELNQLHESLFSKWMLQLHLGFNIVLYGLGSKRDLLEKFRTSLLQDSVHLVINGYFPSITVRSILNSITEEVLDHIGTFRSPLDQLDFIIERFKEDSSLELYVLIHNLDSQMLRGERSQQILAQLSSLPSIYLIASVDHINAPLMWDQAKLSLYNWLWYETTTFSPYVEETSYENSLLVQQSGSLALSSLTHVLRSLTLNARGIFRLLARYQLENKDNPSYPGLSFQDFYQQCREAFLVNSDLTLRAQLTEFRDHKLIRTKRGADGVEYLLIPVDDSTLTDFLEKEDEDV from the exons ATGAGGCGGCTCTCCGGGAAGGGTCGCGGCGCCCTGGAGGTGAAGTTCGTGCCCGACGAAGAGGTGCTGAAGCACATTGCTGACGACGCAG GCATTAAACTGCGGAAGGACAAGGCTCAGCCAGCAGTCAGTGTGAAAAGATTTGTGAAGAAGCTTGAGAATATCTCAGACGACGAAGCTCAGGAGATCCTGGAAGAGAAGGACTATGTTGCTGCTCTTGGAATATGTGCCCAAG atCCAGTAGGAAATGGCTCAAGTGTAAGTGGTGGTGAAGTTTACTCATTCAAGAGTCCCAAACGCTCCAGCAGATTGGCAGAGCTGG CCTCTGAATTAGCCCAGACACCAGGACAGAGTGTTGCACCTGATCACTCCAAGTGCCCTGATAAGACAGCCAAAACCCCTCAAAGCAGCC AACGTTCAagcagagtgcagcagagg aataaaaagaaagaatttgtgTCTACGACACCTTACAGACTCAGGAAGAGGCTAGCAG ATCCCTATTTAGAAAGTGAGAGTGAATATTCTGCTTCCTgctcagaggaggaggatgaggaagacCAGAAAGAAGACAACACTGTTTTGTCAGGTCAAAAGACCCCAGCAAAAACGAAGGCTGCATCTACGCCTCCTCCCGGCAACACCCTAGCcaaaaaaaataaggagaaCAAGATG AGCAACCTGGTGGAGGAATACTTTGAAGCTCACAGTAGTTCCAAAGTGCTCACTTCGGACCGAACGCTTCAGAAGCTGCGGAGAAGAAGATTGAGTCAG CAAACACTGCATGACCTTTTGAAGAAAGCTCCCCTTGCCTATGCTGCTGAAATCAAAGAGCTAAACCAGCTACACGAATCCCTGTTTTCCAAGTGGATGCTGCAATTACA CTTGGGTTTCAATATCGTGCTTTATGGACTGGGCTCAAAGCGTGATTTGTTAGAGAAGTTTCGTACCTCTCTGCTCCAGGATTCTGTTCACCTCGTGATTAATGGATACTTTCCCAGCATCACTGTGAGATCT attctAAACTCCATCACAGAGGAGGTACTAGACCATATAGGGACATTCCGCAGCCCCCTTGACCAACTTGACTTCATCATTGAAAGGTTTAAAGAAG aTTCATCTTTAGAGCTCTACGTCCTCATTCATAACCTGGACAGCCAGATGttgagaggagaaagaagtCAGCAGATCCTTGCACAGTTATCCTCTCTGCCTAGCATTTACCTCATTGCCTCTGTTGATCACATCAATGCTCCTCTCA TGTGGGACCAGGCAAAACTAAGCCTCTACAACTGGCTTTGGTATGAGACAACCACATTTAGTCCATATGTGGAAGAAACATCTTATGAGAACTCACTTTTAGTACAGCAATCTGGATCTTTGGCTTTGAGCTCCCTAACGCATGTCCTGCGCAGTCTCACACTCAATGCCAG GGGGATATTCAGATTGCTTGCTCGGTACCAGCTGGAGAACAAAGACAACCCATCTTATCCAG GGCTGTCTTTTCAAGACTTCTACCAGCAGTGTCGGGAGGCTTTCCTTGTGAACAGTGACCTGACACTCAGGGCACAGCTGACAGAATTCAGGGACCACAAGCTCATCCGGACCAAGCGG GGAGCTGATGGTGTGGAATACTTATTAATTCCTGTAGATGACAGTACGTTGACCGACTTCTTAGAGAAAGAGGATGAAGATGTGTAA
- the ORC2 gene encoding origin recognition complex subunit 2 isoform X3 codes for MRRLSGKGRGALEVKFVPDEEVLKHIADDAGIKLRKDKAQPAVSVKRFVKKLENISDDEAQEILEEKDYVAALGICAQDPVGNGSSVSGGEVYSFKSPKRSSRLAELERSSRVQQRNKKKEFVSTTPYRLRKRLAAPDPYLESESEYSASCSEEEDEEDQKEDNTVLSGQKTPAKTKAASTPPPGNTLAKKNKENKMSNLVEEYFEAHSSSKVLTSDRTLQKLRRRRLSQQTLHDLLKKAPLAYAAEIKELNQLHESLFSKWMLQLHLGFNIVLYGLGSKRDLLEKFRTSLLQDSVHLVINGYFPSITVRSILNSITEEVLDHIGTFRSPLDQLDFIIERFKEDSSLELYVLIHNLDSQMLRGERSQQILAQLSSLPSIYLIASVDHINAPLMWDQAKLSLYNWLWYETTTFSPYVEETSYENSLLVQQSGSLALSSLTHVLRSLTLNARGIFRLLARYQLENKDNPSYPGLSFQDFYQQCREAFLVNSDLTLRAQLTEFRDHKLIRTKRGADGVEYLLIPVDDSTLTDFLEKEDEDV; via the exons ATGAGGCGGCTCTCCGGGAAGGGTCGCGGCGCCCTGGAGGTGAAGTTCGTGCCCGACGAAGAGGTGCTGAAGCACATTGCTGACGACGCAG GCATTAAACTGCGGAAGGACAAGGCTCAGCCAGCAGTCAGTGTGAAAAGATTTGTGAAGAAGCTTGAGAATATCTCAGACGACGAAGCTCAGGAGATCCTGGAAGAGAAGGACTATGTTGCTGCTCTTGGAATATGTGCCCAAG atCCAGTAGGAAATGGCTCAAGTGTAAGTGGTGGTGAAGTTTACTCATTCAAGAGTCCCAAACGCTCCAGCAGATTGGCAGAGCTGG AACGTTCAagcagagtgcagcagagg aataaaaagaaagaatttgtgTCTACGACACCTTACAGACTCAGGAAGAGGCTAGCAG CTCCAGATCCCTATTTAGAAAGTGAGAGTGAATATTCTGCTTCCTgctcagaggaggaggatgaggaagacCAGAAAGAAGACAACACTGTTTTGTCAGGTCAAAAGACCCCAGCAAAAACGAAGGCTGCATCTACGCCTCCTCCCGGCAACACCCTAGCcaaaaaaaataaggagaaCAAGATG AGCAACCTGGTGGAGGAATACTTTGAAGCTCACAGTAGTTCCAAAGTGCTCACTTCGGACCGAACGCTTCAGAAGCTGCGGAGAAGAAGATTGAGTCAG CAAACACTGCATGACCTTTTGAAGAAAGCTCCCCTTGCCTATGCTGCTGAAATCAAAGAGCTAAACCAGCTACACGAATCCCTGTTTTCCAAGTGGATGCTGCAATTACA CTTGGGTTTCAATATCGTGCTTTATGGACTGGGCTCAAAGCGTGATTTGTTAGAGAAGTTTCGTACCTCTCTGCTCCAGGATTCTGTTCACCTCGTGATTAATGGATACTTTCCCAGCATCACTGTGAGATCT attctAAACTCCATCACAGAGGAGGTACTAGACCATATAGGGACATTCCGCAGCCCCCTTGACCAACTTGACTTCATCATTGAAAGGTTTAAAGAAG aTTCATCTTTAGAGCTCTACGTCCTCATTCATAACCTGGACAGCCAGATGttgagaggagaaagaagtCAGCAGATCCTTGCACAGTTATCCTCTCTGCCTAGCATTTACCTCATTGCCTCTGTTGATCACATCAATGCTCCTCTCA TGTGGGACCAGGCAAAACTAAGCCTCTACAACTGGCTTTGGTATGAGACAACCACATTTAGTCCATATGTGGAAGAAACATCTTATGAGAACTCACTTTTAGTACAGCAATCTGGATCTTTGGCTTTGAGCTCCCTAACGCATGTCCTGCGCAGTCTCACACTCAATGCCAG GGGGATATTCAGATTGCTTGCTCGGTACCAGCTGGAGAACAAAGACAACCCATCTTATCCAG GGCTGTCTTTTCAAGACTTCTACCAGCAGTGTCGGGAGGCTTTCCTTGTGAACAGTGACCTGACACTCAGGGCACAGCTGACAGAATTCAGGGACCACAAGCTCATCCGGACCAAGCGG GGAGCTGATGGTGTGGAATACTTATTAATTCCTGTAGATGACAGTACGTTGACCGACTTCTTAGAGAAAGAGGATGAAGATGTGTAA